A section of the Engystomops pustulosus chromosome 3, aEngPut4.maternal, whole genome shotgun sequence genome encodes:
- the SLC30A3 gene encoding probable proton-coupled zinc antiporter SLC30A3, whose amino-acid sequence MEAGGDAETRRLVEPNQGGGALKIKSLFTGTKELFPGFPFQNGNSAVSIELEHPVSQHCHGPCSSSDNQQKLHARKKLYFACVVCFIFMIGEVAGGYIAHSLAIMTDAAHLLTDLGSMCVSLFSLWISGRPPTKDMTFGWHRSEILGALASIFSIWIVTGILLYLATARIINNDYDIDGHVMLITSGCAVVVNIIMAYILHQSTTFHGHSHGSGYEKIGDSHSSGLSLHLGQHGNTSVRAAFIHVIGDLLQSIGVMVAAIVIYFKPQYKIADPVCTFLFSIFVLGTTATILRDVFWVLMEGRPRSIAHCAVKEVLMSIQGVRSVHCLRLWALTLSQSVVSVHLAIDETREADIVLQEATEILQTKFEFFISTIQVERFVEDMVVCPQCQDPTG is encoded by the exons TCTCTTTACAGGCACCAAGGAGCTCTTCCCAGGGTTTCCTTTCCAGAATGGGAATTCGGCAGTGTCCATTGAGCTAGAGCACCCAGTATCGCAGCATTGCCATGGACCGTGCTCATCTTCAGACAATCAGCAGAAGCTTCATGCTCGGAAGAAGTTGTATTTTGCCTGCGTGGTGTGTTTCATCTTCATGATCGGAGAAGTTGCAG GAGGGTACATTGCCCATAGCCTGGCCATCATGACGGATGCCGCCCACCTCCTCACTGATCTGGGCAGTATGTGTGTCAGCTTGTTCTCCTTGTGGATATCTGGCCGCCCACCGACAAAGGACATGACATTCGGCTGGCACCGCTCAG AAATCCTGGGGGCGTTGGCGTCCATCTTCTCCATCTGGATTGTTACTGGAATCTTGCTCTACCTGGCCACGGCAAGGATCATCAATAATGACTATGACATTGATGGACACGTCATGCTCATCACCTCCGGCTGTGCTGTAGTGGTCAACATCAT CATGGCCTACATCCTGCACCAGTCCACCACCTTCCATGGACACAGCCATGGCTCAGGATATGAGAAAATCGGGGATAGTCATAGCAGCGGACTGTCTCTACACCTGGGCCAGCATGGAAACACAAGCGTCCGAGCAGCGTTCATTCACGTGATTGGAGACCTTCTACAGAGTATTGGTGTGATGGTGGCCGCCATCGTGATTTACTTCAAA CCTCAGTACAAGATTGCGGATCCAGTCTGTACCTTCCTCTTCTCCATCTTTGTACTGGGGACAACAGCCACCATTTTACGTGATGTGTTTTGGGTCTTGATGGAAG GTAGGCCCCGCAGTATTGCACACTGTGCTGTAAAGGAGGTCCTTATGTCTATTCAGGGGGTCCGGTCTGTGCACTGTCTACGGCTTTGGGCTCTCACCCTTAGCCAGAGCGTGGTGTCTGTGCATCTGGCAATTG ATGAGACTCGTGAAGCCGACATTGTTCTTCAAGAAGCTACAGAAATTCTTCAGACCAAATTTGAATTCTTTATTAGCACAATACAAGTGGAAAGATTTGTGGAGGATATGGTTGTGTGTCCACAGTGCCAAGACCCAACTGGATAA
- the LOC140122829 gene encoding general transcription factor 3C polypeptide 2-like, translating into MVILLPNLNVQSITTKRPSERRFPVYKVDFLSSAPPSAESPTAGEGGLSGPLAQSSHWEHFKPKSFRAASGRFSLRFQDMDLTNFHNLSSRDPFKRMQTNELKGNLNMERVQMEAIHKVRFNPNLDSYTWIASGGYSGLVRVHCVQGLVSSLGQKMIQEKRAKFQAMYEPTEMVGEAEYSPEVHHCVLEV; encoded by the exons ATGGTCATCCTGTTACCCAACCTGAACGTGCAGTCTATTACCACCAAGCGTCCCTCAGAGCGCAGattt CCAGTCTATAAGGTGGACTTCTTGTCCTCTGCACCTCCATCTGCAGAGAGCCCCACTGCTGGAGAAGGTGGGCTAAGCGGACCTCTAGCCCAGAGCAGTCACTGGGAACATTTCAAGCCAAAGTCTTTCCGAGCAGCGAGCGGCCGCTTCAGTCTTCGGTTTCAGGACATGGACTTG ACAAACTTCCACAACCTTAGCAGCCGGGATCCTTTCAAGAGGATGCAAACCAATGAGCTGAAGGGCAACCTGAACATGGAGCGTGTgcagatggaggccatacacaag GTCCGTTTCAACCCTAACCTGGACTCCTACACGTGGATTGCGTCTGGAGGTTACTCAGGCCTCGTCAGAGTGCACTGCGTTCAGGGTTTGGTGTCTTCGTTGGGCCAGAAGATGATCCAGGAGAAGCGCGCCAAGTTCCAGGCCATGTATGAACCTACAGAGATGGTGGGAGAGGCTGAGTACAGCCCGGAGGTCCATCATTGTGTGCTGGAGGTCTAG